The following are encoded in a window of Candidatus Fluviicola riflensis genomic DNA:
- the rpoC gene encoding DNA-directed RNA polymerase subunit beta' encodes MAYRKETPKKQSAFNKITISLASPELILEQSSGEVLKPETINYRTYKPERDGLFCERIFGPVKDYECHCGKYKRIRYKGIVCDRCGVEVTEKKVRRERMGHISLVVPVAHIWYFRSLPNKIGYMLGLPTKKLDQIIYYERYVVIQVGIATNLDGSSLTEKEFLTEEEYLDILDTLPRENQYLEDTDPNKFIAKMGAEALYDLLRKMNLDQLSYDLRHQANNETSVQRKHEALKRLQVVEAMRESQTRIENRPEWMIVKVVPVIPPELRPLVPLDGGRFATSDLNDLYRRVIIRNNRLKRLIEIKAPEVILRNEKRMLQEAVDSLFDNSRKASAVKTESNRPLKSLSDSLKGKQGRFRQNLLGKRVDYSARSVIVVGPDLKLHECGLPKDMAAELYKPFIIRKMIERGIVKTVKSAKKIVDRKEPVVWDILENVLKGHPVLLNRAPTLHRLGIQAFQPKLIEGKAIRLHPLVTTAFNADFDGDQMAVHLPLGNAAILEAQLLMLASHNILNPANGAPIAVPSQDMVLGLYYITKGRTSTPEHKVKGEGGLFYSPSEVIIAHNEGKLDMHAPIKVKSYDLNEEGVPALMMIDTTCGRVLFNEVVPREVGFINDVLTKKALRDIIGHVLKVCGTAKTAKFLDDIKELGYQMAFRGGLSFNLEDIIIPKEKEVLVAKAETEVKDVMMNYNMGLITNNERYNQIIDIWTHTNSRLTHTLMEQLKNDNQGFNSIYMMFDSGARGSKEQIRQLSGMRGLMAKPQKSGASAQEIIENPILSNFKEGLSILEYFISTHGARKGLADTALKTADAGYLTRRLVDVAQDVVINVDDCGTLRGLIATALKKNDDVVEPLYDRIVGRTSVHDIYHPDTEELIVNAGELITETVGETIDKAGIEEVEIRSVLTCEMRRGVCSKCYGRNLATHRPAQEGDAVGVIAAQSIGEPGTQLTLRTFHVGGTASNIADESDLKAKSSGRLEIDELRTIERKAEDGTIKTIVVGRSAELKITDTKTGVLLMTSNVPYGAEMMLTAPLTVKKGDVICKWDPYNAVIISEVSGKVVFENIIDGVTYREEVDEQTGFTEKVIIESRDKKKNPAIHIVDAKTKEVLREYNIPVDSHISVSEGDKAEEGVILVKIPRVAGKTGDITGGLPRVTELFEARNPSNPAVVSEIDGIVEFGKIKRGNREIQVTSKNADVRKYLVPLSKHILVQENDFVRAGQPLSDGAITPNDILNIQGPTKVQEYIVNEIQEVYRLQGVKINDKHFEVIVRQMMLKTEIVDAGDTRFLEGQSVHKADVMEENDSIYGMKVVVDSGESPELRAGMIVTARRLRDENSQLKRADKQLVESRDAVPATSTPLLQGITRASLQTQSFISAASFQETTKVLNEAAISGKEDHLLGLKENVIVGHLIPAGTGVRKFQKVIVANQEELDAIQS; translated from the coding sequence ATGGCTTACAGAAAAGAAACACCAAAAAAACAGAGCGCCTTTAACAAGATTACGATCTCGTTGGCTTCTCCGGAGTTAATTCTTGAGCAATCAAGTGGTGAGGTACTCAAGCCTGAAACGATTAACTATCGTACTTACAAACCGGAACGCGACGGATTATTCTGCGAGCGTATCTTCGGGCCCGTAAAAGATTACGAGTGCCACTGCGGTAAATACAAACGTATCCGATACAAAGGAATCGTTTGTGACCGTTGCGGGGTTGAAGTGACAGAGAAAAAAGTACGTCGCGAGCGCATGGGCCACATTTCATTGGTGGTTCCTGTTGCACATATCTGGTACTTCCGCTCATTGCCGAATAAAATCGGTTATATGTTGGGCTTACCAACCAAAAAACTGGATCAAATCATCTATTACGAGCGTTACGTTGTTATTCAAGTTGGTATCGCTACGAATCTGGATGGTTCTTCATTGACCGAAAAAGAATTCTTAACCGAAGAAGAGTACCTGGATATTCTGGATACACTTCCACGTGAGAACCAGTATTTGGAAGATACCGATCCAAACAAATTCATCGCCAAAATGGGTGCGGAAGCATTGTACGATTTGTTGCGTAAAATGAATTTGGACCAATTGTCGTATGACTTGCGTCACCAGGCAAACAACGAAACTTCTGTGCAACGTAAACACGAAGCATTGAAGCGTTTGCAAGTGGTTGAGGCCATGCGCGAATCACAAACACGTATCGAAAACCGTCCTGAATGGATGATCGTGAAAGTAGTTCCGGTAATTCCACCTGAATTGCGTCCGCTCGTTCCGTTGGATGGTGGCCGTTTTGCAACTTCGGATTTGAACGACCTTTACCGTCGTGTAATTATCCGTAACAACCGTTTGAAACGATTGATCGAGATCAAAGCGCCGGAAGTAATCTTGCGTAATGAGAAACGTATGTTGCAGGAAGCTGTCGATTCATTGTTCGATAACTCACGTAAAGCATCTGCGGTTAAGACAGAATCAAACCGTCCGTTGAAATCCCTTTCCGATTCATTGAAAGGTAAACAAGGTCGTTTCCGTCAAAACTTGTTGGGTAAACGTGTGGATTATTCAGCACGTTCGGTAATTGTTGTTGGACCGGATTTGAAACTGCACGAGTGTGGTTTGCCGAAAGACATGGCTGCCGAGCTTTACAAACCGTTTATCATCCGCAAGATGATTGAGCGTGGTATTGTAAAAACCGTAAAATCTGCTAAGAAAATCGTTGACCGTAAAGAGCCGGTGGTTTGGGATATCCTTGAAAATGTATTGAAAGGCCACCCTGTACTATTGAATCGTGCTCCTACGCTTCACCGTTTGGGTATTCAGGCGTTCCAGCCGAAATTGATCGAAGGAAAAGCAATTCGCTTGCACCCGTTGGTAACAACAGCCTTCAACGCCGATTTCGATGGTGACCAGATGGCGGTGCACTTACCTTTGGGTAATGCCGCAATCCTGGAAGCGCAGTTGCTGATGCTTGCATCACACAATATTTTGAATCCTGCCAATGGTGCTCCGATTGCCGTACCTTCTCAGGATATGGTCTTGGGTCTTTACTATATTACGAAAGGCCGCACAAGTACACCGGAACACAAAGTAAAAGGTGAAGGCGGATTGTTCTACTCTCCTTCTGAAGTGATCATTGCTCACAACGAAGGGAAACTGGATATGCACGCGCCGATCAAGGTGAAGTCGTATGATTTGAACGAAGAAGGTGTTCCTGCTTTGATGATGATCGATACTACTTGTGGTCGTGTATTGTTTAATGAAGTAGTGCCGCGCGAAGTTGGTTTCATCAATGATGTATTGACCAAAAAAGCGTTGCGTGATATCATCGGACACGTATTGAAAGTTTGTGGAACCGCTAAAACAGCGAAATTCCTGGATGATATCAAAGAATTGGGTTACCAAATGGCCTTCAGAGGTGGTTTGTCGTTCAACCTGGAAGATATTATCATCCCGAAAGAAAAAGAAGTATTGGTTGCCAAAGCCGAAACGGAAGTGAAAGACGTAATGATGAATTACAACATGGGTCTTATCACCAACAACGAGCGTTACAACCAAATCATTGATATCTGGACGCACACCAACTCGCGTTTGACGCACACGTTGATGGAGCAATTGAAGAATGACAACCAGGGATTCAACTCCATCTATATGATGTTTGACTCCGGTGCGCGTGGTTCCAAAGAGCAAATCCGTCAGCTGTCAGGTATGCGTGGATTGATGGCGAAACCGCAAAAATCCGGTGCTTCTGCACAAGAGATTATTGAGAACCCGATCCTTTCCAACTTTAAGGAAGGTCTTTCGATCCTTGAGTACTTTATCTCTACTCACGGTGCCCGTAAAGGTTTGGCCGATACAGCATTGAAAACGGCCGATGCGGGTTACCTGACTCGTCGTTTGGTGGATGTTGCACAGGATGTGGTAATCAACGTAGACGATTGCGGTACATTGCGCGGACTCATTGCTACGGCATTGAAGAAAAACGATGACGTGGTTGAACCGTTGTATGACCGTATCGTTGGACGTACTTCTGTACATGACATTTACCATCCGGATACCGAAGAGTTGATCGTGAACGCAGGTGAACTGATTACTGAAACAGTTGGTGAAACCATCGACAAAGCTGGAATCGAGGAAGTTGAGATCCGTTCCGTATTGACGTGTGAAATGCGTCGCGGTGTATGTTCGAAATGTTACGGACGTAACCTTGCTACTCACCGTCCTGCACAGGAAGGTGATGCAGTTGGAGTTATTGCTGCACAATCGATCGGTGAGCCGGGGACACAGTTGACACTTCGTACATTCCACGTGGGTGGTACTGCATCGAATATCGCCGATGAATCTGACTTGAAAGCGAAATCTTCAGGGCGTTTGGAAATCGACGAATTGCGTACCATTGAGCGTAAAGCGGAAGACGGAACAATCAAAACCATTGTGGTTGGACGTTCTGCTGAGCTTAAAATTACTGATACGAAAACGGGTGTATTGTTGATGACGTCAAATGTACCTTACGGTGCTGAGATGATGTTAACTGCTCCTTTGACTGTGAAAAAAGGTGATGTGATTTGTAAATGGGACCCGTACAATGCGGTAATCATTTCAGAGGTTTCAGGTAAAGTAGTGTTCGAAAACATTATTGACGGTGTTACTTACCGTGAAGAAGTGGATGAGCAAACAGGATTTACCGAGAAAGTAATCATCGAATCTCGTGATAAGAAGAAAAACCCTGCGATTCACATCGTTGATGCTAAAACAAAAGAAGTACTTCGCGAATACAACATCCCGGTTGACTCACACATTTCGGTAAGCGAAGGTGATAAAGCAGAAGAAGGGGTGATTTTGGTGAAAATTCCACGTGTAGCCGGTAAAACCGGGGATATCACGGGTGGTCTTCCACGTGTAACGGAGTTATTCGAAGCACGTAACCCATCAAACCCTGCTGTGGTTTCTGAAATCGACGGTATCGTTGAATTCGGTAAGATCAAGCGTGGTAACCGCGAAATTCAGGTGACATCGAAAAATGCCGATGTACGTAAATACTTAGTGCCGCTTTCGAAACACATCCTTGTACAGGAAAATGACTTCGTTCGTGCAGGTCAGCCGTTATCCGACGGTGCGATTACACCAAACGATATCCTGAACATTCAGGGGCCTACCAAAGTACAGGAATACATTGTAAATGAAATCCAGGAGGTTTACCGTTTGCAAGGGGTGAAAATCAACGACAAACACTTCGAAGTAATTGTTCGTCAGATGATGTTGAAAACGGAGATCGTTGATGCAGGTGATACACGATTCCTTGAAGGACAATCGGTTCACAAAGCAGACGTGATGGAAGAAAACGACTCAATCTACGGAATGAAAGTTGTTGTAGATTCAGGAGAATCTCCGGAATTACGTGCAGGTATGATCGTTACAGCTCGTAGATTGCGTGATGAAAACTCACAATTGAAACGTGCCGACAAACAATTGGTTGAATCACGTGATGCAGTTCCTGCTACGTCGACTCCATTGTTGCAAGGTATCACACGTGCGTCATTGCAAACTCAGTCGTTCATTTCAGCTGCTTCCTTCCAGGAAACAACGAAAGTATTGAACGAAGCTGCGATCTCAGGAAAAGAAGATCATTTGTTAGGCTTGAAAGAAAACGTGATCGTTGGTCACTTGATCCCGGCCGGTACAGGTGTTCGCAAGTTCCAGAAAGTGATCGTTGCCAATCAGGAAGAATTAGACGCGATTCAGTCGTAA
- a CDS encoding DNA-binding protein, with the protein MAKNKTITVKGTEITVHQGEQSDYISLTDIARHKNSENTDDVIKNWLRNRNTVELLGFWEQLNNPDFKPVEFDGFKKQAGLNSFVLTPKKWIETTNAIGIISKSGRYGGTFAHKDLAFEFASWISIEFKLYIIKEFQRLKEEENDRLQLTWNLQRTLAKVNYRIHTDAIKELIIPKLVGKQETSLVYANEADLLNVALFGKTAQEWRSENPESKGNIRDEATIEQLVVLSNLESMNAVFIHNGLSQPERLIQLNSMAITQMKSLLQHVAVKKLE; encoded by the coding sequence ATGGCAAAGAATAAAACGATCACTGTTAAAGGAACCGAAATCACCGTTCATCAGGGTGAACAATCAGATTATATTTCGTTGACGGATATAGCAAGGCATAAGAACTCTGAAAATACGGATGATGTAATCAAGAATTGGCTGCGAAATAGAAACACTGTTGAATTATTGGGTTTTTGGGAGCAATTAAACAACCCCGATTTTAAACCCGTCGAATTCGACGGGTTTAAAAAACAAGCAGGACTGAATAGTTTTGTGTTGACTCCTAAGAAATGGATTGAGACGACGAATGCTATTGGAATTATTTCTAAATCGGGCAGGTATGGGGGAACATTTGCACACAAAGATCTTGCGTTTGAATTTGCCTCCTGGATCTCCATTGAATTCAAACTCTACATTATCAAGGAATTCCAACGCCTCAAAGAAGAGGAAAATGATCGCTTACAACTGACCTGGAATTTACAACGAACATTAGCCAAAGTCAATTACCGCATTCATACCGACGCCATCAAAGAATTGATAATCCCCAAATTGGTAGGCAAACAAGAAACGAGCTTGGTTTATGCCAACGAAGCCGATTTGTTAAACGTGGCTCTGTTTGGTAAAACAGCTCAAGAATGGCGCAGTGAAAATCCGGAATCAAAAGGTAATATTAGAGACGAGGCTACTATTGAGCAGTTGGTTGTGCTTTCTAATTTGGAGAGTATGAATGCCGTATTCATCCACAATGGCTTAAGCCAACCGGAACGACTGATCCAACTGAACAGCATGGCAATTACCCAAATGAAATCACTGTTGCAACATGTAGCGGTAAAGAAACTGGAGTAA